In Alkalihalobacillus sp. AL-G, the genomic stretch TGAATGGGATACGACTTTCAAAGACCGAATGCCTGAAAAGGTTTATCCATTTGTATCTGATTCACAAGGTGATCTCCAACTTTTACCACAATATTTTGACAGCGATGGGTTTTACATTGCATGCTTAAGAAAAACTTCAAGAAAAGGCGGTGAAACGAAATGTTAAAACCATTAACAGAAAAACAAACCAATCCAGATGTACGGCCATCGATTTTTTCCTTACAATACAAGGAAATGGAGAACTGGTTAAAACAAGAAGGGGAGCCGGCCTTTCGAGCGAAACAAATATATGAGTGGCTGTATCAAAAGAGGGTAACGACATTTTCGGATATGACGAATCTTTCAAAGGGTTTACGACAGAAACTTGATGATACTTATGCTATTACACCTCTAAAACAAGTCATTCGTCAGGAATCAAAGGATGGAACGATTAAGTTTTTATTTGAGCTTGAAGACGGCTATTCAATTGAAACGGTCCTGATGCGACATGAATACGGAAACAGTGTTTGTGTGACAACCCAAGTAGGGTGCAGGCTTGGCTGTACGTTCTGTGCATCGACGCTTGGTGGTTTAAAGAGAAACCTTAAAGCCGGCGAAATTGTGGCTCAAGTGTTAGATGTGCAACGTGCACTAGATGAAACGGATGAACGAGTCAGTTCAGTCGTCATTATGGGGATTGGAGAGCCGTTTGATAATTACGACGACCTGCTTTCCTTTTTGAAAATCGTCAATCATGATGAAGCCTTGAATATTGGTGCACGTCACATTACTGTTTCAACGAGTGGCGTGGTGCCGAGAATTTATGATTTTGCAGATGAAGGGATGCAGATCAATTTTGCGATTTCCTTACACGCACCGACAACCGAAATCCGGAGCCGTTTAATGCCTGTAAACCGTATGTATCCATTGGATGACCTTATGGACTCAATTCGTTATTACATCCGTAAAACAGGTCGACGTGTTTCCTTCGAGTACGGACTATTCGGTGGAGTGAATGACCAAGTGGAACATGCTGAACAATTGGCTGAACTGATTAAAGACATTAAATGCCATGTGAATTTGATCCCGGTAAACTATGTTCCAGAAAGAGACTACGTCCGAACGCCTAAAAACCAAATTTTTAATTTTGAACGCACATTACGTGACCTAGGGGTGAATGTCACGATCCGTCGCGAACAGGGGCACGACATCGATGCAGCCTGTGGGCAGTTGAGAGCGAAGGAGCGTAAGGACGAAACGAGGTGAAGAAAGGTTGTTAAAAGCATTCTTTCAAACAGATAAAGGTAGGGTTAGACCACACAACGAAGACAACGGGGCAGTGATTCAGATCACTGCCACCGATGTATTTGCCATTGTAGCGGATGGCATGGGCGGCCATCTTTCCGGTGATGTTGCCAGCAAGATGGCGGTGGATTTTTTAACGGGGAATTTCAATACATACATACACGAAAATTCTGATGTAGCGGATTCTTTGCGCCGATTACTTCAGGATAGCAACAACGAAATTTATTCTTATTCGAAAGAAAATCCAGATTGCCAGGGAATGGGGACAACCGTCGTTGCGGTGAAGGCGGATGAAGAACGTTATATACTTGCGCATGTAGGTGACAGCCGCTGCTATCATATAAAAGAAAGTTCGGTTGAACAAATTACAGAGGATCACACGCTTGTAAACGAGCTCGTTAAATCAGGACAAATTACGAGTGAAGAAGCAGAATTTCATCCGCGAAAAAACGTGATAATGAGAGCAATCGGAACGGATCCAACTGTCGATATCGATTTGTACACGTACAATTGGGATGCGGGGGATTACCTTTTGATGTGTTCGGACGGACTTTCCAATAAAGTTAGCCCAACCCAGATGGAAGAGGTAATGAGCAAAGATGGTACATTAGAAGAAAAGGCCGCTGAATTGATTGCTTTTGCAAATGAAGCTGGCGGTGAGGATAACATTTCACTTGTTCTTCTTTATAATGAACCTGCTGACAAAGAAGGTGTCTCATCATGATCGGTAAAAGAATCAGTGACCGGTACAAGATCTTAGAAATTATCGGTGACGGTGGAATGGCAGTTGTTTACAAAGCCGAGGATCTCATCCTTGATCGAATCGTCGCTGTCAAGGTACTTCGATCTGAATATTCAACGGATGAGGATTTTATCCGTAGATTTCATAGGGAAGCAGAATCAGCTACGAGTTTAAACCATCCAAACGTTGTAAGTATCGTTGATGTCGGTGAAGATGATCAAACGT encodes the following:
- the rlmN gene encoding 23S rRNA (adenine(2503)-C(2))-methyltransferase RlmN, which gives rise to MLKPLTEKQTNPDVRPSIFSLQYKEMENWLKQEGEPAFRAKQIYEWLYQKRVTTFSDMTNLSKGLRQKLDDTYAITPLKQVIRQESKDGTIKFLFELEDGYSIETVLMRHEYGNSVCVTTQVGCRLGCTFCASTLGGLKRNLKAGEIVAQVLDVQRALDETDERVSSVVIMGIGEPFDNYDDLLSFLKIVNHDEALNIGARHITVSTSGVVPRIYDFADEGMQINFAISLHAPTTEIRSRLMPVNRMYPLDDLMDSIRYYIRKTGRRVSFEYGLFGGVNDQVEHAEQLAELIKDIKCHVNLIPVNYVPERDYVRTPKNQIFNFERTLRDLGVNVTIRREQGHDIDAACGQLRAKERKDETR
- a CDS encoding Stp1/IreP family PP2C-type Ser/Thr phosphatase → MLKAFFQTDKGRVRPHNEDNGAVIQITATDVFAIVADGMGGHLSGDVASKMAVDFLTGNFNTYIHENSDVADSLRRLLQDSNNEIYSYSKENPDCQGMGTTVVAVKADEERYILAHVGDSRCYHIKESSVEQITEDHTLVNELVKSGQITSEEAEFHPRKNVIMRAIGTDPTVDIDLYTYNWDAGDYLLMCSDGLSNKVSPTQMEEVMSKDGTLEEKAAELIAFANEAGGEDNISLVLLYNEPADKEGVSS